The following is a genomic window from Solanum lycopersicum chromosome 6, SLM_r2.1.
GCATCATCTGATAGTTAACGGTATACTTTGTGATTTCAAGTGCATAGTATGATTAGATCATTACATTGTGATTGTTCTAAAATATTGATGGGAGAGGAGAGTTCTATGTTTTTGCTGCATTAGTGAATTGAGTTTTCTGTTTCGTCTTGTTCACTAAAAGCTGCTAGAGACCAAATCAGTGATGTTTCTAATTGGACTCCACAGGGAGTGCAAAGCAAGGAAGGACAAAACCTGAAGAAGTCGGGCGAGGACACTTCCATATCAAGGAGGACGCAAGGGAGTCTCGGAGAGCCTCTTCTTGAGAAGAAGAGATAAAGAGTTGTTAGTTAGGTAATCTCAGAGTCTCAGTGATGTTGAGAGTGAAAATAACGAAGTCTATGTATAGTTTTGTTAGTGCATATACAACATATTCTTCTCTGTAAAACTTTGGCCTCTTGTTGTTAGAGAATCATAAAGTTATAAGTTTCCTTGTATATAATATTCATAGTTGATTTCTAGGGATTtagatatctattttatttgttaaccTCTCTTATATTTCAATCGTTGTAATTCTCCTAGAATACCTTGGTCAGTAACATAGTATCGTCAAATTCGTACCTACTTGGACTCTTGGTAAACACTTAGTTGGACCTGGGCGTGAAGGGGCGTTAGAGTAAACTAGAGTCCTACCTCGGTGATTTTCTGGTTTGTTTATATAAACTTAGACAATATTCCAAGCTAACTTTTGAGGTTGAGTTAAGTTCAGTTTTCTTATCTTGATATGAGTTATAACGCCGCCATGATGCTTTCTGGagagaacaaaaatattttagagaaTTTTAGTGGATATAGAGAAAGACCCCAAAACATTACTATTGTACTATAAATCATCAAAAGctctaaaataaaagaaaaattattatgatgGCAGCTCTTGCAATTTCAGAAAGGCTTTCTCAAATTTCACTAGAAATCCAGGAAATCGAGAATGAGCTGGGTGAACGCCGATTTGCCAGCCTTTTTGATGTCTCCGGCATACTGTTGAATCGTTTCCCATAATAACATTTTGGTAGAATAAAATACTGATCAAAGTTGGATATAATGTTTTATGTTTCAAGTATTACTTCAAACACCAATTGGCGATTGAGTTGAGGGAATCAGAACAGTGAATCTGTTATTGCTCAATGAGTCTGAATAATGTTTTTGATAATATGTTTACTAATGAAGTACAATAATGACTTCTGTATAGCCTGTTTTATTCAAGGATTTTGAAATATTGCTTGATTTTTGCATGCTTTTGATATATgaacttcttttcttcttcttttttttttttttttgtttcaggGAAAAATTCAGTAAACATTTTTGAATTTCAGGAATTTTCAACTGGAAAAATTGctctccatttttctttttgttaggcttatgaaatcataaataaaataataattttacttattcACCCTTTAAAATCTTCTtagaaattttacaaaaaaataagactCTTTCAACAAGAAGTAACTATAGTGAACAACTAATATGAGATgactatttttagaaaaatgatcaaataatatgAGACGGAGGGAGTAGGAAATATTCGtgaatttcaaaattacaaAGAGTTTGATGACTCTTATGctagaaaaattgaaattcaaagatgttttttttttgtcccAACATCTTTAATGATTtatgggaaaagggtctgatatacccctcaactttgtcatttggagctgatatacccatcgttataaaagtgactcatatatgcccttactgttatacaaacggctcacatatacctcagccgttacaaaatgactcacatatagccttcatttaacggaagttaaaaaattagttttaaatttatatttattgcttctaatttttttttaaaaaaatcatttaggggtatatatgattcttctatcaaagttcaagatatattttaatttttttcatacataaattattttttgacttcttttattataattatttgaatttcttattcttattttatttttttttctttcattccttagtttaaagaataaaaaattaaactatttcttttgtgtgtattgtaatttaatttcgtattcgaagaaaaaatttggtcatctacaataagttttacaagaatattagagaaacataaataaatttgattatcaaaataataattataaattagtcattgaaacaaaaaaggtcaaaaaaatatgtttgacgaggattaaatttattcatatgagattatattttttagaaaaaaaaataaaaatttagattaaattttttttttcatttccgttagaggaaaagggtatatgtgagccatttgtttacaagtaggggtatatataagccacttttataacgaggggtatatcagctctaaatgacaaagttgaggggtatatcagacctttTTCCCATGATTTATATTAACTTTTCATTGTTAGACTTTGACCcactagaaaataattatttatgtaggTACTCTCTTCGTCCctaattatttgtcattttttcttttatagttatcctcaattacttgtccattttgataaatgaaaaaatgacaaaagaaatTTAGCTGTTATACCCTCAAtcaattactttgaaaaaagtatgtttttcaaaaacttaaatttttaattcaccattttcataaataggggtaaaatagtaaaatcattATGTCAATTTGTTAATAGATGTTAATTCAAAAGTGAACATATAATTAggtcttaaaaaataatttataaaataagtattCAATGTTAGAGAAAATAACgaattattttttggacaaaaatgaacaaataaaaatgttttttttaaacaataagTAACCAATAAAAGTGTTAGCCCTTGGGAATCCGAGTTTCGAAACGGCTATTTTTTGTACTAGTACTGAAAATTCGGCTATTTTCCAACAACAATAGTGTGCAAAAGTAGGCTACTTCTGAAAATAGTCGCATATTCCCAAACAaacgaaaaattagtaaactagcCACaatttctaacttaattagtaaaaatatctatgttttaaaataattattgaaaatattaaaatgtcaatattttagaaagtcatttttattcaaatattatttttcaaaacagtTCAACTTAGAATCAAATTCTACATCCATTATTCATTTACAATTCTTTCTATGCTTTAGtaccattaaatttatttttcatctttcatcAATTTTTCAATTATCATCATCcccattattcattttttttctttcatcaaaattttaCTATTATTCTCTCTCATTGTCGAAAAAGAACTAATTATTCAAGTTCGTAATAATTTATTCAGATCTATCAATAAATCAAGAAATCTCTCAATTGATAaaggtatttttttaaattcataatttattttgtgagaATTTGTTTTCAAAATCACACATTATGTTAAATTTTCGGATTGTATGTATTGAGGATTTTccgttattttttaaaatttttatgtgaGTTTATTAATATacttatcaaatatttatgtatttcagatttttagtatttaaaataatttttgtcgatctttttttatgatttgtttttatatattaaatttagtagAATCCACATTAGCATTTAGGCATTGAGTTGTTTCACAAAAGTATTTGAAAGTATTTTGAATGTTGTGTAGTTTgtagtcaaatttatttttacaaaatgaTAATCTAAGTACAGAcctatattttgattatttaaaattgtgaATGAATACGAAATCAAAGATAAACTAGTtgatataaacatataatgagcaaaataaaatacagaACTATTTGACTGATGCAATTAGGATGAATACATAAATAAACTGTATTTTGGCTATTTATAGTTGAGAATGAATacgaaatcaaaatataaatataaaaattcatggtATACATTCAGACGaatacaaaatcaaatctaaatacaaactTTATGATATACATTAGGATTAATTCGAatcaaatctaaataaaaactatttggtatacaaagtgatattggaaataagcaaaataaaatacatacctAAGATGGATGAATATCTATatcatgaatatatatttatatgagtATTGTATTCTGCATACtggaaaatttcttaaaatgagATACATAACATAAACTTTATAACTTTAATATAACAGCCAAATAACTTCATAATTCAGACATTTAcaaagataaattataatttcagtattttgataaattatcaattagttctttatttttgaatttttgtaactGATAATActtttaatcaattattttttaaatatttttctctccctTTAATTTCTCCTTtatgtttttaacattttttaaatatttttattaaatattaaaaatattgatgatgagtcctattaaaatgtcaaaatattaacattttttaaattttcgcTAAAACAGAACCCTAACAATTTTCTCAACTTCActttctatatatacataaaaatttccAATTTTGGTTCAGTATTCCTCTTACTTCTCTTCAGAAGTTCAACCAAACGAATCAAATTCACTGAAAAATCTTCTCAGTTTTAGTATAATCTCAACATGCACATACACCTATTGCTGAAACACGTATTCGTATcagtattttttcatcattcgCTCGATTTTAGGTAAATCAATAtgcttttgttgttatttaagagaaaaaaaattaattttttttccaatttttctttGGTTTTACTGGAAAATATtggtatatgtgtgtgtatgatgatatatgtttatttaatgTATAATCATGAGTTTTTGTGATGTTTTGAAGTCCAATTACTGGGGTGGAggtttattgattgaattgataTATTGGTCTGTTACAATTGGGGATTTATTTAGTAACTTGCTACTTAACTACTTTGTTTGGTGTCAATATTGGCTAGTCTTCTGATGAACTGTTGTTGGATATATCTTTTTGTTAATTAGGAATCAGGGATTTGGAGATTTGATCTTGTTTGAATTGTTCTTGGATAACATAAGTTGAAACAAGTAGAATTCAATGGGGAGAAAGAAGCCTGTGCGTGAAAAAGAGAGTTTTGAATCTTCCAAGcagggtggtggtggtggaggaAAGTCGAAGAGGAAGAATTGGGTGATAGATGATGGTGATTGCTCTGTTGGGACAGAATTGTCTGAAGAGACAGTGGTTCTGGAAGACAAAGCTGAGTTAGTACCAGAGATTAGTGAGAAGAGAGGTAAGAAATCCAGGGCTGTATTTCACGCCATTGATGATGAGGATAACGAATCTGGGCAGGTATCTGAGAAGTCCACAGTTGCCTTTACAGGTAGGAGTAGTGGAATTTCTTTTAGTACTGCACTTCTTGACGAAGAAAATGATGCGAATGCAGAGACAATTGAAGAAGATGATGCACCAGGAAATATTTTTTCAGGTAAAAAGAAGTCATCcaagaaaaagaacagaagTGCATCTATGGACACTGCATACGGAAATGATTCAACCAATGTCGCTGATCAAGACCATTGTAGCCTAGGGGTTAATCGGGAAGATGCTGATGATAATATAGGCAAAAAGCAGACAGCAGATGTGTTGGAAACTTCAAAGaacaaaactaagaaaaaaaagggtGGGCATGCTTCAAACGTTCTGGCAGAGCTTGGTGAAGGGTCAACAATCACTGCTCCTGCTCAACCTGCTCATTCGTCTCTTCCACGAGAGGAGAAAAGTCAACAACAGTCTCAATTAGGAGATGATACAGGGGAAAGAGAAGTAGTTGAGGAAGAAGTTGTGGAGTCTGCTgctgcaaagaagaagaaaaagaagaaggagaaggagaaaaagaaaaaggcagCTACAGCGGCAGCAGCGGTCTCTGAGATGGAGGAAAAACAGGAAGCAACAAAGAATGATACCAAAGGAAAATTGGCAGAGAAAAAGCAGTCGAAGCAGGTTAGGGAGATACAAGAGagacttaaaaaaatgaaggaagcTGAAGAAagcaagaagaaggaagaagaggaaagattacggaaggaagaagaagaacaccTTCGACTGGAGGAACTAAAAAGACTTGTAGAGGAGAAAAAACACTTGAAAAAAGAGAGGGAGAAGGAAAAGCTCTTGAAGAAGAAACTTGAAGGAAAATTGCTTACTGGAAAGCAAAAGGAAGAAGCTCGAAGATTAGAAGCAATGAGAAATCAATTTCTTGCTAGTGGCGGGGCTTTGCCACATTCAACTGAGGAGAGTAGAAAAGATGCAACCAAACGACCTATTTACCAATCAAAGAAATCAAAGGCGCAAGCTTGGGTTAATGGCAAAGCCAAGGAAGAGTCTGTTGGAAGTACAGAAGTGCAAGAAAATCAGCAGGAAATTGTCTCTGAGGTTGAGTCCTTGGAAACTGAGAAGGACAAGGATATCAATTTGGTAAGTGTAGAGGAGAAGTCAGAAGTAGCTGATGCTGAAGAAAACAGAGTtgaagaagaggaagatgaGGAGGAGTGGGATGCGAGAAGTTGGGATGATGCCGATCTCAAACTTCCAGGAAAGAGTGTGTTTGAAGACGAAGAGCTAGATTCAGATCCCCAACCTATCATTAAGAAAGCTGCAAGGTCCGTTGTGAGTGATACAGGACCTCTTGCTGCCAAGTCTGTAATTCCTACTCAGAAAGCGGTTGCAAGTGTACCAGCTGTCACTAAGAATGATGGGAGTAATAAGAGGGAGCCTGAGGTTATGGTTTCAGGGCAAGGAACAGAAAAATCTGGTGCTTCTTCAAGCAAGAGTGAAGACAGCCTCCGGTCTCCTATTTGCTGTATCATGGGTCATGTTGATACTGGTAAAACCAAGCTTCTTGACTGCATACGAGGCACTAATGTCCAAGAAGGTGAAGCTGGAGGGATTACACAGCAGATAGGTGCAACTTATTTTCCAGCTGAGAATATAAGGGAGAGAACAAAGGAACTAAAAGCTGATGCCAAGCTGAAGGTGCCTGGATTGTTGGTCATAGACACACCTGGCCATGAATCATTCACTAATTTGCGTTCTCGGGGTTCAGGTTTATGTGATATTGCAATTTTGGTTGTGGACATTACGCATGGGTTAGAACCGCAGACTATCGAGTCGCTTAATCTTCTAAAGATGAGGAATACAGAATTTGTTGTTGCTCTGAACAAGGTGAGGTTTATTAGGGTtcgatattttattttgaactttggtaatattttttttttatatagttcttattttgttttacttatgcAGATAGATAGGCTTTATGGATGGAAAGTGTGCCGCAATGCACCTATTGTGAAGGCAATGAAGCAACAGTCCAAAGATGTTCAGTTTGAATTTAATACCAGGCTTACTCAGGTCATTTATAACCTCTGATGTCTCAATTAAGAGTTTCCTCTTTTTGTGCGTCCTCATATCATCAATCGTTCATTCATTTGTTGCAGATCGTAACCCAGTTCAAGGAACAGGGTATAAATACAGAATTATActataaaaacaaagaaatggGGAAGGATACTTTTAGCATTATACCAACTAGTGCAATCAGGTGTGTGTGTATTCTTtctgatatttttcttttgttgggTTATGCTCTACTGCAGTTGATTTTAGCTAAGCGTTACTGTGTACTCTGACAGCGGTGAAGGTATTCCTGATTTATTGCTATTACTGGTCCAATGGACTCAAAAGACGATGGTTGATAGACTTACCTACAGCAGTGAAGTCCCAAGTATGATTTCACATACCACCGCCACTTTACTTACATGGAGACGGGGAATATgttatgattaattgttgttattcTCTGGCAGTGTACTGTTTTGGAGGTTAAGGCTATTGAAGGTCACGGGACAACCATTGATGTGGTATTGATCAATGGTATACTCCATGAAGGTGACCAAATAATAGTGTGTGGCATGCAGGCAAGCTTTTATTGTTCTTATAGGTGTGGTAAGATTCCTAGGGTAATGTGAACGTCTGATGTTCAACATTTTCTTTCTCCATCTTGTTTTGTGTGTAGGACCCTATTGTCACCTCAATCCGTGCGTTATTGACACCTCACCCAATGAAGGAACTTCGAATAAAGGTATGTGTTCTTGATGCATTCTCATTTGATTACCTTGAGAGTAGAGATACTTTACCGGAATTCAACTCGTTATACAATGCAATCAATAGATGATTAAGCAGTTTGTCGCGTTTCAACTATTAAAAGAAAGCGGAAAAAAAAATGGATGGTGGCTGCTGGGGAATggtttttttaaagaatatcgGGATTTGGTTTTTTTGATGGAGAGTGGAGACAGTTAGGTCTTTTTCTATGCAACGTGATCTCTTTTGTTTGTTTTGCTTGACCTATGTGTTCTGTCCACATAGTAATGGTGGTGGAAGTGTTGAGCTTTAATTGTTgtcattaaagaaaaaaaagaagttttgtGTTTTAATTGTGAAAACTGGTTCGAAGATGTTTAAAACAGTAGATATTTTCATCACAACTTCTCTTTGTCTAGTATACCTGATATAGAGTTCATGCTCGTAATATCTTGACTTGGTATCTAAGATCTTCTTGGTGCCAAACTAATTGTGATCCTCTATTGCAAGATATGGCAAATGAAAAGTAGAACGTTGACTTGCAGATGGTTTAGCTCAAGTAAGAGATATGGCTGTCTGGCATGTTGACTTCATAGTCgctattttaacttttaatcaCTAAAAACGTACAACGAGTCTTGTTTTTTCTGTACtcattgtttcttttttctctaCTCCCCAATTGGTGGAAGGGCTTGCGAAGTACTGGTTATGGTCTGTTGATTTTGAGTTGTATAAATGTGTTCATAAACCTGGATACTTTCATGGGTTTGGTTGTTTGAGCTAAAGTGCCTCAAAAGTTAAAATTGCTGCCATATTTGCAGAACTTGGAGTTGCACTTTAAAGTTCTCATAGAAAAGGGTAGACAAAAGCTTACCTACGGTGTCAGATTTATTTTCCCAACTCCAACAGCCCTTGTTACCTTTCTTTGTCCTCAATTGTCAGATCCACTTATTCGGTTTAAACTTTCAGAATTGCTTTTCAGCACTACTTTTTAGTGAACAGAACTTTAAAAAACTAAAGAATGAAATTATTCTCATGATGTTTAATTTTCATATGAAGTGatgattgattttattttctgGTAATATTTTTATTCAGGGATCATATCTGCATCATAAAGAAATCAAGGCTGCACAGAGTATAAAGATTAATGCTCAGGTAACGTCTGTGTGTTCATGTATTTTTGTCACGCTTAGACCCTtgaaatgttttcttttttcttggttGGTTTGCATAAAACAATGTCTGTGATTTGGAACAGAATATGTACTGTTTACTCGCTCAGCATTACTTCTGTCTTCAATTTGAAGGATCCACTTTCCTTAACATCCAACTCATCTTCGATGACTGTGACGAGTACATTGAATTATTTGTGCGACGTTTCCATTCAGTTCATCCTTAAGAAGAAAGCATTTTTTGATTGTCTATTGTAGTCCAGGCAGCTTATCTTGGAGTTCTTTTGTCCATATCTCGTCGTGGGACACTGAGGTTCTCCAATATGATTTCTTACTTGAGTTTGAGGGCACTTTGGATCCAATCAGGGAGGTAAGGGGATTGCTTAATTCTGAAGCAACTTTACAGGGAATCGTAGGATGCGTTGTAAATTGCAGTAAATCGGTAGGTGGATCATGGATGGAGCCTCTTCCCTTTCTGCTGGGTTTCTTTTTTCCATGAAAAAGTTATCCTGGTTAGGGCAGAGATtgcctttatttttcattattgtcCTGGATGTTCATTTTTCTGTGTTGGGTTTTTTTGAAATATGTCTGATAAATACCTGATTGTACTTGAAATCTCCTTATTTTGACAAAGCTCAGTTTTCTTGTGTCTGATTTGTTAGTCAAGTGAAATTTGACATTGAAGACCAACTAGTGCCCCACTAAATAGGaattcttgttgattttgttttttttcaccttcttgttgtgttttgatAAGTTTTTGTGTTGATGCATGATGCCATCATGCTCCACCATGATACTTTGTTATTGTTGTACGTTACCCTAGAAGTCGCGTGGTGAAGGAATAACCCCCTTCTGCTCCTTGGTTCTTTCATTTTGTACAGGGGCTTGAGCATGCAATTGCTGGCACTAGTTTATATGTTGTGGGGCCCGATGATGACGTGGAGAATGTCAAAGAAGCAGCTATGGAAGATATGAGGTCGGTGATGAGCAGGATTGATAAAAGTGGGGAGGGAGTTCATGTTCAAGCTTCTACGCTTGGATCATTGGAAGCTTTGCTGGAGTTCTTGAAGACTGACGAAGTAAGAATACCTGTCAGTGGAATTGGCATCGGCCCTGTGCACAAAAAAGATGTCATGAAAGCAATTGTCATGcttgagaagaagaaagagtATGCAATAATCTTGGCCTTTGACGTGAAAGTGACACAAGAAGCTCGAGAACTTGCAGATGAGGCTG
Proteins encoded in this region:
- the LOC101255599 gene encoding eukaryotic translation initiation factor 5B-like is translated as MGRKKPVREKESFESSKQGGGGGGKSKRKNWVIDDGDCSVGTELSEETVVLEDKAELVPEISEKRGKKSRAVFHAIDDEDNESGQVSEKSTVAFTGRSSGISFSTALLDEENDANAETIEEDDAPGNIFSGKKKSSKKKNRSASMDTAYGNDSTNVADQDHCSLGVNREDADDNIGKKQTADVLETSKNKTKKKKGGHASNVLAELGEGSTITAPAQPAHSSLPREEKSQQQSQLGDDTGEREVVEEEVVESAAAKKKKKKKEKEKKKKAATAAAAVSEMEEKQEATKNDTKGKLAEKKQSKQVREIQERLKKMKEAEESKKKEEEERLRKEEEEHLRLEELKRLVEEKKHLKKEREKEKLLKKKLEGKLLTGKQKEEARRLEAMRNQFLASGGALPHSTEESRKDATKRPIYQSKKSKAQAWVNGKAKEESVGSTEVQENQQEIVSEVESLETEKDKDINLVSVEEKSEVADAEENRVEEEEDEEEWDARSWDDADLKLPGKSVFEDEELDSDPQPIIKKAARSVVSDTGPLAAKSVIPTQKAVASVPAVTKNDGSNKREPEVMVSGQGTEKSGASSSKSEDSLRSPICCIMGHVDTGKTKLLDCIRGTNVQEGEAGGITQQIGATYFPAENIRERTKELKADAKLKVPGLLVIDTPGHESFTNLRSRGSGLCDIAILVVDITHGLEPQTIESLNLLKMRNTEFVVALNKIDRLYGWKVCRNAPIVKAMKQQSKDVQFEFNTRLTQIVTQFKEQGINTELYYKNKEMGKDTFSIIPTSAISGEGIPDLLLLLVQWTQKTMVDRLTYSSEVQCTVLEVKAIEGHGTTIDVVLINGILHEGDQIIVCGMQDPIVTSIRALLTPHPMKELRIKGSYLHHKEIKAAQSIKINAQGLEHAIAGTSLYVVGPDDDVENVKEAAMEDMRSVMSRIDKSGEGVHVQASTLGSLEALLEFLKTDEVRIPVSGIGIGPVHKKDVMKAIVMLEKKKEYAIILAFDVKVTQEARELADEAGVKIFIADIIYHLFDQFKAYIDNLKEEKKKEVAEEAVFPCSLKIVPNHVYNKKDPIVVGVDVLEGIAKVGTPICIPQREFIDIGRIASIQNNHRPVDSAKKGQRVAIKIVGSNSEEQQKMFGRHFEIEDELVSKVSRRSIDILKANFRNDLSIEDWRLVKTLKNLFKIQ